In Thermospira aquatica, the following proteins share a genomic window:
- a CDS encoding Gx transporter family protein, which produces MGLLSDIENFETLDEEKREFLLAYLVAVASLLSVIDGWLPKPLPLAKIGLANIVTLVLVMKKRYRIALLVAFLRVMVSHALGGTLITFGFWLSLSGSVFSSVVMGVTHRFFGKYLSLYGISLWGGWAHALAQGVMASVFLGWNRGVVLYVAFLMAIGVGTSLVIAWIADRYLQTQSEVDENHQDQ; this is translated from the coding sequence ATGGGATTACTGAGTGATATTGAGAATTTTGAGACTCTGGACGAGGAGAAACGAGAATTTCTCCTGGCATATCTTGTGGCCGTAGCCTCACTTCTGTCGGTTATTGATGGATGGTTGCCGAAACCTTTGCCCCTTGCCAAGATTGGATTGGCAAATATAGTCACCCTTGTCTTGGTGATGAAAAAACGCTATCGGATAGCGCTTTTGGTGGCGTTTTTACGTGTCATGGTAAGTCATGCCCTTGGAGGAACACTTATCACCTTTGGCTTTTGGCTTTCGCTTTCTGGGTCGGTGTTTTCTTCGGTGGTCATGGGAGTAACTCACCGTTTTTTTGGAAAATATCTTTCTCTGTATGGGATTTCTCTCTGGGGGGGATGGGCACATGCCCTGGCGCAGGGGGTTATGGCCTCTGTTTTTCTGGGATGGAATCGTGGAGTAGTTTTGTATGTGGCTTTTCTTATGGCGATAGGTGTAGGGACTTCTCTGGTTATAGCATGGATTGCCGATCGTTATTTACAGACCCAGTCCGAGGTAGACGAGAATCATCAGGATCAATAG
- a CDS encoding ABC transporter permease: MNVVVYLATKYLKFKGTDRGISLISVIALLTIIVSAMAATVILSAANGMHYNFMDKLAFKDFHAVIYGYGRGIPEYEALGTELKKLPGVVDVVPFVDQQALIKGPLGTYGVIVKAFPRDFYQNDKEFKNRFSLKRGEETNASWRHAIFIGYNLADNLGVSVGDWVYLTLVNDDMLSLLQYKFKVAGIFEAGYAEYDTSLVFVNLEDVLALEENGRASLAIRVQDPFKIEKWLPRIREVSPFYVYSWKTLNRNSLVNIRNEKMMMRIILTIFFIVVCFNILSTMMATVLDKREEIGILKAMGLRPKSVMTVFLMDGFLIGVIGSAVGIFLGLFFALNLNNILHGIEGFINFWNNAAYMTLRPFFVVKKPLKFEFFDPTAYYIREFPMRIQLEDLIVIMGLSVVCSMLAVIWPAYRASKLRPIEVLRND, encoded by the coding sequence ATGAATGTTGTAGTTTATCTTGCAACAAAATATCTCAAGTTTAAAGGAACCGATAGAGGGATTTCTCTGATCTCGGTGATAGCTCTTCTTACGATTATTGTGAGTGCTATGGCTGCGACGGTCATTCTTTCTGCAGCTAACGGTATGCACTATAATTTTATGGATAAGCTGGCATTCAAGGATTTTCATGCGGTGATCTACGGCTATGGTCGGGGAATACCGGAGTATGAGGCCCTTGGAACAGAACTCAAAAAATTACCCGGGGTAGTGGATGTGGTGCCTTTTGTGGATCAACAGGCTCTTATTAAGGGACCACTGGGAACGTATGGGGTGATAGTCAAGGCTTTTCCACGGGATTTTTATCAAAATGATAAAGAGTTTAAGAATCGGTTTTCTCTTAAACGTGGAGAAGAGACCAATGCTTCCTGGCGACACGCGATATTTATAGGGTATAATCTTGCTGATAATCTGGGTGTTTCTGTGGGGGATTGGGTGTATCTTACGCTGGTCAATGATGATATGCTGAGTCTTCTTCAGTATAAATTTAAAGTGGCGGGTATCTTCGAAGCCGGGTATGCCGAGTATGATACAAGCCTCGTTTTTGTCAATCTGGAGGATGTACTTGCTCTCGAAGAAAACGGCAGGGCATCCCTGGCTATAAGGGTCCAGGATCCTTTCAAGATAGAAAAGTGGCTTCCCCGTATACGAGAGGTTTCTCCTTTTTATGTTTATAGCTGGAAAACGCTCAATCGAAACAGTCTTGTCAATATCCGAAACGAGAAGATGATGATGCGAATTATTTTAACAATATTTTTCATTGTGGTGTGTTTTAATATTCTCTCGACGATGATGGCGACGGTTCTTGATAAAAGAGAGGAGATAGGGATACTCAAAGCGATGGGACTCAGGCCGAAATCGGTGATGACGGTTTTTCTTATGGATGGGTTTCTCATCGGGGTTATCGGAAGTGCTGTCGGGATCTTTTTGGGGCTTTTTTTTGCGTTGAATCTGAACAATATTCTCCATGGTATAGAGGGCTTTATTAACTTCTGGAATAATGCGGCGTATATGACACTTCGACCCTTTTTTGTGGTGAAAAAGCCTTTAAAATTTGAATTTTTTGACCCAACAGCTTATTATATACGCGAATTTCCAATGCGTATTCAGCTGGAGGATCTGATAGTGATTATGGGGCTTTCAGTTGTCTGTAGTATGCTTGCGGTAATATGGCCCGCCTATCGTGCGAGCAAACTTCGTCCCATAGAGGTGCTACGTAATGACTGA
- a CDS encoding SurA N-terminal domain-containing protein, which translates to MDVISVNGKMITDQDIDKAMVRYIVQLEEDEKGYEPTAENLKFLRVEASNALISRILLLERARRKNCVVSDEELAVEIERIRSHFESEENWKNNLMLFQITEDDLYEEVRGDLLIEQLLRLEEKEEPVTESLVTSFYEMNAQFLREPTLYSFYEISASSREHLEQIVHCLKGTEMVFEVENTVKELGETFLHHVDVVEGSIPEEVRQVLGDLDIKGIGTMVLPDGGYVVYKLLARVEGKQRSLESIKKDLTAYLEHERRTKVYQRLLDEEMEKADIKYLHVEYFEKR; encoded by the coding sequence ATGGATGTTATCTCGGTAAATGGGAAGATGATTACTGATCAGGATATTGACAAGGCTATGGTAAGATACATTGTTCAGCTTGAAGAGGATGAGAAAGGGTATGAACCGACAGCTGAAAATCTCAAGTTTCTACGGGTGGAAGCCTCGAACGCATTGATTTCCCGGATACTTCTTCTTGAAAGAGCAAGGCGTAAAAATTGCGTAGTTTCTGATGAAGAGCTGGCCGTGGAAATCGAAAGAATCCGCTCGCATTTTGAAAGCGAAGAGAACTGGAAAAATAATCTTATGCTTTTTCAGATTACAGAGGATGATCTCTATGAAGAGGTGCGAGGGGATCTCTTGATTGAACAGTTGTTGCGCTTGGAGGAAAAAGAAGAGCCGGTAACTGAATCTCTGGTGACGTCTTTTTATGAGATGAATGCTCAGTTTCTTCGTGAACCCACCCTCTACAGTTTTTATGAGATCTCGGCGTCAAGTCGGGAACATCTGGAACAGATTGTTCATTGTCTCAAAGGGACAGAGATGGTCTTTGAGGTGGAGAATACGGTCAAAGAACTCGGAGAGACATTTCTTCACCATGTCGATGTGGTAGAGGGAAGCATTCCGGAAGAGGTACGGCAGGTTCTGGGAGATCTCGACATCAAAGGGATAGGAACAATGGTACTCCCGGATGGGGGATATGTGGTGTACAAGCTTTTGGCTCGTGTGGAGGGGAAGCAACGTTCCCTCGAGAGTATCAAAAAAGATCTCACGGCCTACCTGGAACACGAGAGACGCACCAAGGTATATCAGCGTCTCCTTGATGAAGAAATGGAAAAAGCGGACATCAAGTACCTTCATGTTGAGTATTTTGAAAAGCGTTAG
- a CDS encoding ABC transporter ATP-binding protein — MTEMIVGKSLSKTYRTLVDTVSVFENLELKIDKGSMVALVGESGRGKTTLLNIISGLDRPSTGEVWFGGERIDTLDEEMLSDFRNRHVGFIFQHHYLLEDFTALENVLLPLRIGGKTIGEKEKEKAKELLSRVGLSDRLRHYPDQLSGGERQRVAIVRALIHDPDVVFADEPTGSLDRRNADRVEAILWELCRSMGKTFVVATHNMELARKCDAVISL, encoded by the coding sequence ATGACTGAGATGATTGTAGGCAAATCGCTTTCTAAGACGTATCGGACTCTTGTGGATACCGTTTCAGTATTTGAAAACCTTGAGCTGAAAATAGACAAAGGCTCGATGGTGGCGCTTGTTGGTGAATCCGGGCGAGGGAAGACGACGCTTCTTAATATTATCTCGGGTCTTGATAGACCATCGACGGGTGAGGTGTGGTTTGGAGGAGAGAGGATAGATACACTGGATGAGGAGATGCTTTCGGATTTTCGTAACCGCCATGTGGGATTTATTTTTCAACATCACTATCTGCTGGAAGATTTTACAGCTCTGGAAAATGTCCTTTTGCCCCTTCGAATTGGCGGGAAAACCATAGGAGAAAAAGAAAAAGAGAAAGCCAAGGAATTACTCTCCAGGGTCGGTCTTTCAGATCGTTTACGTCATTACCCTGATCAACTTTCGGGTGGTGAGAGGCAGCGAGTGGCTATTGTGAGAGCGCTTATTCATGATCCGGATGTGGTATTTGCCGATGAGCCGACAGGGAGTCTTGATAGACGCAATGCCGACAGGGTGGAGGCAATTCTCTGGGAACTCTGTCGGAGTATGGGCAAGACATTTGTGGTAGCCACGCATAATATGGAACTTGCTAGAAAATGTGATGCAGTGATTTCTCTGTGA
- a CDS encoding NusG domain II-containing protein, with translation MKSVRFGDILSFGFVIVFFLVLAWIGWSGERGSWVEIRVENRMYRYPLDEDRVFAWKSSHGRGVVEIKGGKVRMRESDCRDQICVHKGWISHLGDAIICMPNRVVVEIVGEEKAAWDGITE, from the coding sequence TTGAAAAGCGTTAGGTTTGGAGATATTCTCTCATTTGGCTTTGTAATTGTCTTTTTTCTGGTTCTGGCATGGATAGGATGGAGCGGAGAGAGGGGCTCCTGGGTGGAGATACGGGTAGAAAATCGGATGTACAGGTATCCCCTGGATGAGGACAGGGTTTTCGCCTGGAAATCTTCTCATGGACGTGGTGTAGTGGAGATCAAAGGGGGCAAGGTGAGGATGCGAGAGTCGGATTGCCGGGATCAGATTTGCGTGCATAAAGGTTGGATTTCCCATCTCGGTGACGCGATTATCTGTATGCCGAATCGTGTGGTAGTGGAGATCGTGGGGGAAGAAAAGGCGGCATGGGATGGGATTACTGAGTGA